One genomic segment of Pseudobdellovibrionaceae bacterium includes these proteins:
- a CDS encoding BlaI/MecI/CopY family transcriptional regulator — protein sequence MSLKLGSLEAELLKWVADREEGASVREAFDSFNLSHGMARTTVLTMLDRLHEKGALSKTKTDGEVFRYRALESSREILRRQVVNFVRDRLKGSWAPLVATFADEENLTDQEKEVLQGILQRLDGTGGEA from the coding sequence ATGTCGCTGAAACTGGGATCGCTGGAAGCCGAGCTACTGAAATGGGTCGCCGACCGTGAAGAGGGCGCGAGCGTGCGCGAAGCCTTCGACAGTTTCAACCTCAGCCACGGCATGGCCCGTACGACCGTGCTGACCATGTTGGATCGTCTGCATGAAAAGGGCGCCCTCAGCAAAACGAAAACGGACGGCGAGGTCTTTCGTTACCGCGCGCTCGAATCCAGCCGCGAGATTTTGCGCCGCCAGGTCGTGAACTTCGTTCGTGATCGTTTGAAGGGGAGCTGGGCGCCGCTGGTCGCGACCTTCGCCGACGAAGAGAATCTGACGGATCAGGAAAAAGAAGTGCTGCAGGGGATCTTGCAACGTTTGGACGGCACCGGAGGCGAGGCGTGA